In one Bos mutus isolate GX-2022 chromosome 19, NWIPB_WYAK_1.1, whole genome shotgun sequence genomic region, the following are encoded:
- the LOC138992021 gene encoding keratin-associated protein 4-11-like, which translates to MVSSCCGSVCSDQSCGRSLCQETCCRPTCCRTTCCRTTCCRPSCAVSSCCRPVCCQPTCPRPTCCISSCYRPSCCVSSCGSSCCRPTCCISSCRPQCCQPVCCQPTCSHISSCCRPSCCGSSSFGSSCCRPSCCLRPVCGRVSCHTTCYRPTCVISTCPRPVCCPSSCC; encoded by the coding sequence ATGGTCAGCTCCTGTTGTGGCTCCGTCTGCTCTGACCAGAGCTGTGGCCGAAGTCTCTGCCAGGAGACCTGCTGCCGCCCCACCTGCTGCCGGACCACCTGCTGCAGGACCACCTGCTGCCGCCCCAGCTGTGCTGTGTCCAGCTGCTGCCGCCCGGTCTGCTGCCAGCCCACCTGCCCTCGCCCCACCTGCTGCATCTCTAGCTGCTACCGCCCCTCCTGCTGTGTTTCCAGCTGTGGTTCCAGCTGCTGCAGGCCTACCTGCTGCATCTCCAGCTGCAGGCCCCAGTGCTGCCAGCCTGTGTGCTGCCAGCCCACCTGCTCCCACATCTCCAGCTGCTGCCGCCCCTCATGCTGTGGCTCCAGCTCCTTTGGCTCCAGCTGCTGCCGCCCGAGCTGCTGCCTGCGCCCAGTGTGTGGCCGGGTCTCCTGCCACACCACTTGCTATCGCCCCACCTGTGTCATCTCCACCTGCCCCCGCCCCGTGTGCTGTCCCTCTTCTTGCTGCTGA